The sequence below is a genomic window from Lelliottia sp. JS-SCA-14.
CATCCAGATAGAGATTTTGCGTTTCTTAAAGTGATTCACCACTTCGGCGATGGTGCTGTGCGCTTTAGCGCGGTTGTTACGGTCGATCAGCAGGTTGCCGGTGAGCCAGTACAGCAGGCCGAAGAACGGCACCCACAGCAGGCTTTTTTTACCGACGGTGACCGTCGGCGGCAGCACGATGTTCGCGGCGGTGACCATATCGTAGTTGTTCTGATGATTGGCGATATAGATAGCGTTGCCGAAGTTTTCCGCCCCTTCCGGCAGGCGGGTTTCGACCTTCAGGCCATACATCGGTGCCAGTCGGCCAAACATACGACCAAAAGTGGAAACATGCTTCGGGTTACGCGGGCTGAACAGGCAGTAGATGCAGCCGAACACGCAGACCAGAATGCAGTAGATAACGGTGAGAATTGAACGAACAATGAATAGCATAGCGACCTCAGAAGCCCTGACCGCTGACAATTATATACTCCAATGTCAGTCAGGTAAGGACTTTATATAAAGACAGAAATTTTTTAGCGAGAACCCCCTCCGGAACGGAGGGGGAGAGGCGAGATTACTCTTCGCTATCGCCCGATTTCGCGCGCAGTGGTGAGTCGATCTCCACGCGGTCAATACGCTGCAGACCGCGCATCAGCGAGCCACGACGACCGCGCTCACCCACCACTTTCTGTAACTCTTCCGGACGCAGTTTGATCTTACGTTTGCCGACATGAATGGTCAGCGTGCTTTGCGGCGGCAGAATAAAGAGATGCGCCAGCCCGTCTTCGCCTTTCGCCGCTTCCGCCGACGGAATGTTGATGATCTTGTTGCCCTTGCCTTTCGACAGCTGCGGCAGGTCGCTGACCGGGAACATCAGCATGCGTCCGGCATGGGTGATCGCCAGCAGCATATCGCTGTCGTTCTCAATCACCATTGGCGGCATCACGTGCGCGTTATCCGGGAGGCTGATCATCGCTTTACCCGCGCGGTTGCGGGCAATCAGATCGTTGAAGGTACAGATGAAACCGTACCCGGCGTCGGAGGCCATCAGCAGCTTCTGCTCTTCGCCTTCCATCAGCATATGATCCACGGTCGCACCCGGCGGCAGCGTCAGCTTGCCGGTGATCGGCTCGCCCTGCCCGCGCGCCGACGGCAGCGTGATCGGGTCGATGGCATAGCTGCGGCCGGTGGAATCGAGGAACACCACCGGCTGGTTGCTCTTGCCCTTCACCGCCGATTTGAAGCTATCGCCAGATTTGTAGCTGAGGCCCGGCGCGTCGATATCGTGGCCTTTGGCGCTGCGCACCCAGCCGCTTTGGGACAGCACGATCGTCACCGGTTCAGACGGCTGCATGTCGTGCTCGTTCATCGCTTTCGCTTCTTCGCGCTCGTGCAGCGGTGAGCGACGGTCGTCGCCGAACGCTTCCGCATCCGCCTGCAGCTCTTTCTTCAGCAGGTTGCTCATCTTGCGCTCGGACGCCAGAATCGCCTGCAGCTGATCGCGCTCTTTCGCCAGCTCGTCCTGCTCGCCGCGAATTTTCACCTCTTCCAGTTTGGCGAGGTGGCGCAATTTCAGTTCAAGGATCGCTTCAGCCTGGGTTTCGCTGATGCCAAAACGCGACATCAGAGCCGGCTTCGGTTCGTCCTCGGAGCGGATAATCTCGATCACTTCGTCGATATTGAGGAACGCCACCAGCAAACCTTCGAGGATATGCAGGCGCTTGAGGACTTTTTCCAGACGATAGTTCAGACGGCGGCGCACCGTATCGCGACGGAACGCCAGCCACTCGGTCAGGATCTCCAGCAGGTTTTTCACCGACGGGCGACCGTCCAGACCGATCATGTTCAGGTTGATGCGGTAGCTTTTTTCCAGATCGGTGGTGGCGAACAGGTGGTTCATCACCTGGTCCATATCCACGCGGTTCGAGCGCGGGACAATCACCAGACGCGTCGGGTTTTCGTGGTCCGACTCGTCGCGCAGGTCGTCGACCATCGGCAGCTTTTTGTTGCGCATCTGGGCGGCGATCTGCTCCAGCACTTTCGCGCCGGAGACCTGGTGCGGCAGCGCGGTGATCACCACGGCACCGTCTTCTTTATTCCACACCGCGCGCATACGCACGGAGCCGCGACCGTTCTGGTAGATTTTGCGGATTTCGGCGCGGGAGGTGATGATCTCCGCTTCGGTCGGATAGTCCGGCCCCTGCACGATATCCAGCAGTTCATCCAGCGTGGTTTTCGGCTGTTCAATCAGGGTAATCGCGGCTTTTGCCACTTCGCGCAGGTTGTGCGGCGGAATATCCGTTGCCATGCCCACGGCGATACCGGTAGTGCCGTTCAGCAGGATATTCGGCAGACGGGCAGGCAGCATTTTCGGCTCCTGCATGGTGCCGTCGAAGTTTGGCACCCAGTCCACCGTGCCCTGGCCGAGTTCGCCGAGCAGCAGTTCTGCGTATTTAGAGAGGCGGGATTCGGTATAACGCATCGCCGCGAAGGATTTCGGATCGTCCGGTGCCCCCCAGTTTCCCTGGCCGTCGACCAGCGGATAACGGTAGGAGAACGGCTGCGCCATTAATACCATCGCTTCGTAGCAGGCGCTGTCGCCGTGCGGATGGTATTTACCGAGCACATCACCCACGGTACGGGCGGATTTTTTGAATTTGGCGCTGGCGCTCAGGCCCAGCTCAGACATCGCGTAAACGATGCGACGCTGAACAGGTTTCAGGCCATCGCCGATAAACGGCAGTGCCCTGTCCATGATGACGTACATGGAATAGTTCAGATAGGCGTTTTCAGTGAA
It includes:
- the parC gene encoding DNA topoisomerase IV subunit A, whose translation is MSDMAERLALHEFTENAYLNYSMYVIMDRALPFIGDGLKPVQRRIVYAMSELGLSASAKFKKSARTVGDVLGKYHPHGDSACYEAMVLMAQPFSYRYPLVDGQGNWGAPDDPKSFAAMRYTESRLSKYAELLLGELGQGTVDWVPNFDGTMQEPKMLPARLPNILLNGTTGIAVGMATDIPPHNLREVAKAAITLIEQPKTTLDELLDIVQGPDYPTEAEIITSRAEIRKIYQNGRGSVRMRAVWNKEDGAVVITALPHQVSGAKVLEQIAAQMRNKKLPMVDDLRDESDHENPTRLVIVPRSNRVDMDQVMNHLFATTDLEKSYRINLNMIGLDGRPSVKNLLEILTEWLAFRRDTVRRRLNYRLEKVLKRLHILEGLLVAFLNIDEVIEIIRSEDEPKPALMSRFGISETQAEAILELKLRHLAKLEEVKIRGEQDELAKERDQLQAILASERKMSNLLKKELQADAEAFGDDRRSPLHEREEAKAMNEHDMQPSEPVTIVLSQSGWVRSAKGHDIDAPGLSYKSGDSFKSAVKGKSNQPVVFLDSTGRSYAIDPITLPSARGQGEPITGKLTLPPGATVDHMLMEGEEQKLLMASDAGYGFICTFNDLIARNRAGKAMISLPDNAHVMPPMVIENDSDMLLAITHAGRMLMFPVSDLPQLSKGKGNKIINIPSAEAAKGEDGLAHLFILPPQSTLTIHVGKRKIKLRPEELQKVVGERGRRGSLMRGLQRIDRVEIDSPLRAKSGDSEE
- the plsC gene encoding 1-acylglycerol-3-phosphate O-acyltransferase, with product MLFIVRSILTVIYCILVCVFGCIYCLFSPRNPKHVSTFGRMFGRLAPMYGLKVETRLPEGAENFGNAIYIANHQNNYDMVTAANIVLPPTVTVGKKSLLWVPFFGLLYWLTGNLLIDRNNRAKAHSTIAEVVNHFKKRKISIWMFPEGTRSRGRGLLPFKTGAFHAAIAAGVPIIPVCVSNTSNKINLNRLKNGLVIVEMLPPVDTSKYGKDQVRELAAHCRELMARQIEVLDKEVAEREASGKI